In Primulina eburnea isolate SZY01 chromosome 3, ASM2296580v1, whole genome shotgun sequence, one DNA window encodes the following:
- the LOC140827669 gene encoding uncharacterized protein isoform X2 encodes MLVSAKNLRCISALSSSSYSTTHQFRAAPFCVSCRAPSVSVSQITNDADGNDVSTIIAAAVDDSGFDGGAGGGASGIHVPRQSYIAVPKSELLDAIISNMFPSHESEQAHQFLYLSQCLDSILHAEHKSILEEMRADYDLTLSTKGKRPGLNDSPHKGARTYMNSSLKSGRIDKEPEEEIDSDISMSSNFAFNLKELLDSSLKRNSKGSSDVIPVRFQQAFMKLLYNAEFEELSPRDLMLSSALNTNYLLTLPIYVDWKKASKSNCIIFRRGYATEIQKGLLIAEKFEYLQSKLLQNFFFLIAKPLGRFGIWLNEVFERISLKKDIGPTDQILIWLKEFSLSLQPNSSDQVCDDHEGVNSISNNLPIWEAAQKAVSRYEAVLSAVGPRERLLRKFFILLGLVPSKPMQAFDLDSKRTCESHLSDSFLPRITLSDIWKPATLKNCGNDIWKMLRTSAYILISESILQEPAFQQIILLYMEEIVDRERVNQAEVPSLQMKIYEEIPIPDLQVVFPYKKLSFRILDSVRLDAATILGLLAYFLSYKFEDILSSPSALLLDVIAASALVIYVTRVLLGYKQTRDRYHLLVNRTLYEKTAASGFGCIHFLLDASEQQQYKEAILVYAILLKMEGGQVEMPVEKSIDTLVRLGLVTRETVDGQIRVQAVPCSRAHAILQKRWSSLIGCGD; translated from the exons ATGTTAGTATCCGCTAAGAATCTGCGCTGCATTAGCGCTCTGTCTTCGTCTTCATATTCCACTACTCACCAGTTTCGTGCTGCCCCTTTCTGTGTATCTTGTCGGGCTCCATCAGTTTCGGTGTCTCAAATTACAAATGATGCTGATGGCAATGATGTGTCTACGATTATTGCGGCAGCAGTTGATGATTCCGGCTTTGATGGTGGCGCTGGCGGTGGTGCTTCTGGGATTCATGTCCCGAGGCAGAGTTATATTGCAGTTCCCAAGTCGGAGCTGTTGGATGCCATTATCTCCAACATGTTTCCCTCGCATGAGTCTGAGCAAGCCCACCAATTTCTTTATCTGTCCCA ATGCTTGGATTCAATTCTTCATGCTGAACATAAAAGCATTTTAGAGGAAATGAGAGCTGACTATGATCTTACTCTTTCCACAAAGGGCAAGCGGCCTGGTCTCAATGATTCTCCTCACAAGGGGGCTCGCACTTATATGAATTCCTCCTTGAAGAGTGGTAGAATAGATAAAGAACCGGAGGAAGAGATTGATTCTGATATTTCCATGTCTTCTAATTTTGCTTTCAACTTAAAGGAGCTTCTAGATTCTTCCTTGAAGAGAAATTCGAAGGGTTCCAG TGATGTGATCCCAGTTCGTTTTCAACAAGCTTTCATGAAACTGCTCTACAATGCCGAGTTTGAAGAATTATCACCTCGGGATTTGATGTTGTCATCTGCACTAAATACAAATTATCTTTTAACATTGCCAATTTATGTTGACTGGAAAAAAGCATCAAAGTCCAATTGCATTATATTCAG gcGGGGTTATGCGACCGAAATACAGAAGGGCTTGCTTATTGCTGAAAAATTTGAATACTTACAGTCAAAGTTATTACAGAATTTCTTTTTCCTCATCGCCAAACCTTTAGGGAGATTTGGTATCTGGTTAAATGAG GTTTTTGAAAGAATAAGCCTGAAAAAAGACATAGGTCCGACAGATCAAATTTTAATTTGGCTTAAAGAATTTTCCCTTTCCCTGCAACCAAATTCAAGCGATCAAGTATGTGATGACCATGAAGGAGTTAACAGCATATCGAATAATCTTCCAATCTGGGAGGCAGCACAGAAGGCAGTATCTCGTTATGAAGCGGTTCTTTCGGCAGTTGGGCCTCGTGAGAGGCTCTTgaggaaattttttattttattgggCTTAGTGCCATCAAAACCTATGCAAGCATTTGACCTTGATTCCAAGCGTACTTGTGAATCTCATCTCAG TGACAGTTTTTTGCCAAGGATTACACTGAGTGACATTTGGAAACCTGCAACACTTAAAAATTGTGGAAATGACATTTGGAAGATGTTAAGAACTTCTGCTTATATCCTTATCTCAGAGTCTATCCTCCAG GAGCCTGCATTTCAACAAATAATCTTACTCTATATGGAAGAAATTGTAGACAGAGAAAGAGTAAATCAAGCTGAGGTCCCTTCATTACAGATGAAAATCTACGAGGAAATTCCTATTCCAGATTTGCAG GTTGTTTTTCCTTACAAAAAGCTGTCTTTCCGTATCCTTGACTCG GTGCGTCTGGATGCTGCGACAATATTGGGACTTTTGGCATACTTCTTAAGTTACAAATTTGAGGACATTTTATCTTCCCC ATCCGCGCTACTGTTAGATGTAATTGCAGCCAGCGCCCTCGTAATATATGTGACTCGTGTACTTTTGGGCTATAAACAAACAAGAGATAGATATCAT CTTCTGGTCAACAGGACACTCTACGAGAAAACAGCTGCCAGTGGTTTTGGTTGCATTCATTTTCTTCTTGATGCTTCTGAACAGCAGCAG TACAAAGAAGCAATTTTGGTATATGCGATCCTGTTGAAGATGGAGGGAGGCCAG GTTGAAATGCCAGTCGAAAAATCGATAGACACATTGGTGAGGCTGGGGCTTGTTACACGGGAGACTGTCGATGGGCAAATAAGAGTGCAGGCTGTTCCCTGTAGCAGAGCACATGCAATTCTTCAGAAACGTTGGAGTAGTTTAATTGGCTGTGGTGATTGA
- the LOC140827669 gene encoding uncharacterized protein isoform X1, with protein MLVSAKNLRCISALSSSSYSTTHQFRAAPFCVSCRAPSVSVSQITNDADGNDVSTIIAAAVDDSGFDGGAGGGASGIHVPRQSYIAVPKSELLDAIISNMFPSHESEQAHQFLYLSQCLDSILHAEHKSILEEMRADYDLTLSTKGKRPGLNDSPHKGARTYMNSSLKSGRIDKEPEEEIDSDISMSSNFAFNLKELLDSSLKRNSKGSSDVIPVRFQQAFMKLLYNAEFEELSPRDLMLSSALNTNYLLTLPIYVDWKKASKSNCIIFRRGYATEIQKGLLIAEKFEYLQSKLLQNFFFLIAKPLGRFGIWLNEVFERISLKKDIGPTDQILIWLKEFSLSLQPNSSDQVCDDHEGVNSISNNLPIWEAAQKAVSRYEAVLSAVGPRERLLRKFFILLGLVPSKPMQAFDLDSKRTCESHLSDSFLPRITLSDIWKPATLKNCGNDIWKMLRTSAYILISESILQEPAFQQIILLYMEEIVDRERVNQAEVPSLQMKIYEEIPIPDLQVVFPYKKLSFRILDSVRLDAATILGLLAYFLSYKFEDILSSPSALLLDVIAASALVIYVTRVLLGYKQTRDRYHLLVNRTLYEKTAASGFGCIHFLLDASEQQQYKEAILVYAILLKMEGGQVTGMRAVGDECERFIYNVFREKVEMPVEKSIDTLVRLGLVTRETVDGQIRVQAVPCSRAHAILQKRWSSLIGCGD; from the exons ATGTTAGTATCCGCTAAGAATCTGCGCTGCATTAGCGCTCTGTCTTCGTCTTCATATTCCACTACTCACCAGTTTCGTGCTGCCCCTTTCTGTGTATCTTGTCGGGCTCCATCAGTTTCGGTGTCTCAAATTACAAATGATGCTGATGGCAATGATGTGTCTACGATTATTGCGGCAGCAGTTGATGATTCCGGCTTTGATGGTGGCGCTGGCGGTGGTGCTTCTGGGATTCATGTCCCGAGGCAGAGTTATATTGCAGTTCCCAAGTCGGAGCTGTTGGATGCCATTATCTCCAACATGTTTCCCTCGCATGAGTCTGAGCAAGCCCACCAATTTCTTTATCTGTCCCA ATGCTTGGATTCAATTCTTCATGCTGAACATAAAAGCATTTTAGAGGAAATGAGAGCTGACTATGATCTTACTCTTTCCACAAAGGGCAAGCGGCCTGGTCTCAATGATTCTCCTCACAAGGGGGCTCGCACTTATATGAATTCCTCCTTGAAGAGTGGTAGAATAGATAAAGAACCGGAGGAAGAGATTGATTCTGATATTTCCATGTCTTCTAATTTTGCTTTCAACTTAAAGGAGCTTCTAGATTCTTCCTTGAAGAGAAATTCGAAGGGTTCCAG TGATGTGATCCCAGTTCGTTTTCAACAAGCTTTCATGAAACTGCTCTACAATGCCGAGTTTGAAGAATTATCACCTCGGGATTTGATGTTGTCATCTGCACTAAATACAAATTATCTTTTAACATTGCCAATTTATGTTGACTGGAAAAAAGCATCAAAGTCCAATTGCATTATATTCAG gcGGGGTTATGCGACCGAAATACAGAAGGGCTTGCTTATTGCTGAAAAATTTGAATACTTACAGTCAAAGTTATTACAGAATTTCTTTTTCCTCATCGCCAAACCTTTAGGGAGATTTGGTATCTGGTTAAATGAG GTTTTTGAAAGAATAAGCCTGAAAAAAGACATAGGTCCGACAGATCAAATTTTAATTTGGCTTAAAGAATTTTCCCTTTCCCTGCAACCAAATTCAAGCGATCAAGTATGTGATGACCATGAAGGAGTTAACAGCATATCGAATAATCTTCCAATCTGGGAGGCAGCACAGAAGGCAGTATCTCGTTATGAAGCGGTTCTTTCGGCAGTTGGGCCTCGTGAGAGGCTCTTgaggaaattttttattttattgggCTTAGTGCCATCAAAACCTATGCAAGCATTTGACCTTGATTCCAAGCGTACTTGTGAATCTCATCTCAG TGACAGTTTTTTGCCAAGGATTACACTGAGTGACATTTGGAAACCTGCAACACTTAAAAATTGTGGAAATGACATTTGGAAGATGTTAAGAACTTCTGCTTATATCCTTATCTCAGAGTCTATCCTCCAG GAGCCTGCATTTCAACAAATAATCTTACTCTATATGGAAGAAATTGTAGACAGAGAAAGAGTAAATCAAGCTGAGGTCCCTTCATTACAGATGAAAATCTACGAGGAAATTCCTATTCCAGATTTGCAG GTTGTTTTTCCTTACAAAAAGCTGTCTTTCCGTATCCTTGACTCG GTGCGTCTGGATGCTGCGACAATATTGGGACTTTTGGCATACTTCTTAAGTTACAAATTTGAGGACATTTTATCTTCCCC ATCCGCGCTACTGTTAGATGTAATTGCAGCCAGCGCCCTCGTAATATATGTGACTCGTGTACTTTTGGGCTATAAACAAACAAGAGATAGATATCAT CTTCTGGTCAACAGGACACTCTACGAGAAAACAGCTGCCAGTGGTTTTGGTTGCATTCATTTTCTTCTTGATGCTTCTGAACAGCAGCAG TACAAAGAAGCAATTTTGGTATATGCGATCCTGTTGAAGATGGAGGGAGGCCAG GTGACTGGCATGAGAGCTGTAGGAGATGAATGTGAAAGATTTATTTACAATGTTTTCCGTGAAAAG GTTGAAATGCCAGTCGAAAAATCGATAGACACATTGGTGAGGCTGGGGCTTGTTACACGGGAGACTGTCGATGGGCAAATAAGAGTGCAGGCTGTTCCCTGTAGCAGAGCACATGCAATTCTTCAGAAACGTTGGAGTAGTTTAATTGGCTGTGGTGATTGA
- the LOC140827669 gene encoding uncharacterized protein isoform X4 — protein MRADYDLTLSTKGKRPGLNDSPHKGARTYMNSSLKSGRIDKEPEEEIDSDISMSSNFAFNLKELLDSSLKRNSKGSSDVIPVRFQQAFMKLLYNAEFEELSPRDLMLSSALNTNYLLTLPIYVDWKKASKSNCIIFRRGYATEIQKGLLIAEKFEYLQSKLLQNFFFLIAKPLGRFGIWLNEVFERISLKKDIGPTDQILIWLKEFSLSLQPNSSDQVCDDHEGVNSISNNLPIWEAAQKAVSRYEAVLSAVGPRERLLRKFFILLGLVPSKPMQAFDLDSKRTCESHLSDSFLPRITLSDIWKPATLKNCGNDIWKMLRTSAYILISESILQEPAFQQIILLYMEEIVDRERVNQAEVPSLQMKIYEEIPIPDLQVVFPYKKLSFRILDSVRLDAATILGLLAYFLSYKFEDILSSPSALLLDVIAASALVIYVTRVLLGYKQTRDRYHLLVNRTLYEKTAASGFGCIHFLLDASEQQQYKEAILVYAILLKMEGGQVTGMRAVGDECERFIYNVFREKVEMPVEKSIDTLVRLGLVTRETVDGQIRVQAVPCSRAHAILQKRWSSLIGCGD, from the exons ATGAGAGCTGACTATGATCTTACTCTTTCCACAAAGGGCAAGCGGCCTGGTCTCAATGATTCTCCTCACAAGGGGGCTCGCACTTATATGAATTCCTCCTTGAAGAGTGGTAGAATAGATAAAGAACCGGAGGAAGAGATTGATTCTGATATTTCCATGTCTTCTAATTTTGCTTTCAACTTAAAGGAGCTTCTAGATTCTTCCTTGAAGAGAAATTCGAAGGGTTCCAG TGATGTGATCCCAGTTCGTTTTCAACAAGCTTTCATGAAACTGCTCTACAATGCCGAGTTTGAAGAATTATCACCTCGGGATTTGATGTTGTCATCTGCACTAAATACAAATTATCTTTTAACATTGCCAATTTATGTTGACTGGAAAAAAGCATCAAAGTCCAATTGCATTATATTCAG gcGGGGTTATGCGACCGAAATACAGAAGGGCTTGCTTATTGCTGAAAAATTTGAATACTTACAGTCAAAGTTATTACAGAATTTCTTTTTCCTCATCGCCAAACCTTTAGGGAGATTTGGTATCTGGTTAAATGAG GTTTTTGAAAGAATAAGCCTGAAAAAAGACATAGGTCCGACAGATCAAATTTTAATTTGGCTTAAAGAATTTTCCCTTTCCCTGCAACCAAATTCAAGCGATCAAGTATGTGATGACCATGAAGGAGTTAACAGCATATCGAATAATCTTCCAATCTGGGAGGCAGCACAGAAGGCAGTATCTCGTTATGAAGCGGTTCTTTCGGCAGTTGGGCCTCGTGAGAGGCTCTTgaggaaattttttattttattgggCTTAGTGCCATCAAAACCTATGCAAGCATTTGACCTTGATTCCAAGCGTACTTGTGAATCTCATCTCAG TGACAGTTTTTTGCCAAGGATTACACTGAGTGACATTTGGAAACCTGCAACACTTAAAAATTGTGGAAATGACATTTGGAAGATGTTAAGAACTTCTGCTTATATCCTTATCTCAGAGTCTATCCTCCAG GAGCCTGCATTTCAACAAATAATCTTACTCTATATGGAAGAAATTGTAGACAGAGAAAGAGTAAATCAAGCTGAGGTCCCTTCATTACAGATGAAAATCTACGAGGAAATTCCTATTCCAGATTTGCAG GTTGTTTTTCCTTACAAAAAGCTGTCTTTCCGTATCCTTGACTCG GTGCGTCTGGATGCTGCGACAATATTGGGACTTTTGGCATACTTCTTAAGTTACAAATTTGAGGACATTTTATCTTCCCC ATCCGCGCTACTGTTAGATGTAATTGCAGCCAGCGCCCTCGTAATATATGTGACTCGTGTACTTTTGGGCTATAAACAAACAAGAGATAGATATCAT CTTCTGGTCAACAGGACACTCTACGAGAAAACAGCTGCCAGTGGTTTTGGTTGCATTCATTTTCTTCTTGATGCTTCTGAACAGCAGCAG TACAAAGAAGCAATTTTGGTATATGCGATCCTGTTGAAGATGGAGGGAGGCCAG GTGACTGGCATGAGAGCTGTAGGAGATGAATGTGAAAGATTTATTTACAATGTTTTCCGTGAAAAG GTTGAAATGCCAGTCGAAAAATCGATAGACACATTGGTGAGGCTGGGGCTTGTTACACGGGAGACTGTCGATGGGCAAATAAGAGTGCAGGCTGTTCCCTGTAGCAGAGCACATGCAATTCTTCAGAAACGTTGGAGTAGTTTAATTGGCTGTGGTGATTGA
- the LOC140827669 gene encoding uncharacterized protein isoform X3, which produces MLVSAKNLRCISALSSSSYSTTHQFRAAPFCVSCRAPSVSVSQITNDADGNDVSTIIAAAVDDSGFDGGAGGGASGIHVPRQSYIAVPKSELLDAIISNMFPSHESEQAHQFLYLSQCLDSILHAEHKSILEEMRADYDLTLSTKGKRPGLNDSPHKGARTYMNSSLKSGRIDKEPEEEIDSDISMSSNFAFNLKELLDSSLKRNSKGSSDVIPVRFQQAFMKLLYNAEFEELSPRDLMLSSALNTNYLLTLPIYVDWKKASKSNCIIFRRGYATEIQKGLLIAEKFEYLQSKLLQNFFFLIAKPLGRFGIWLNEVFERISLKKDIGPTDQILIWLKEFSLSLQPNSSDQVCDDHEGVNSISNNLPIWEAAQKAVSRYEAVLSAVGPRERLLRKFFILLGLVPSKPMQAFDLDSKRTCESHLSDSFLPRITLSDIWKPATLKNCGNDIWKMLRTSAYILISESILQEPAFQQIILLYMEEIVDRERVNQAEVPSLQMKIYEEIPIPDLQVVFPYKKLSFRILDSVRLDAATILGLLAYFLSYKFEDILSSPSALLLDVIAASALVIYVTRVLLGYKQTRDRYHLLVNRTLYEKTAASGFGCIHFLLDASEQQQYKEAILVYAILLKMEGGQVTGMRAVGDECERFIYNVFREKSKNR; this is translated from the exons ATGTTAGTATCCGCTAAGAATCTGCGCTGCATTAGCGCTCTGTCTTCGTCTTCATATTCCACTACTCACCAGTTTCGTGCTGCCCCTTTCTGTGTATCTTGTCGGGCTCCATCAGTTTCGGTGTCTCAAATTACAAATGATGCTGATGGCAATGATGTGTCTACGATTATTGCGGCAGCAGTTGATGATTCCGGCTTTGATGGTGGCGCTGGCGGTGGTGCTTCTGGGATTCATGTCCCGAGGCAGAGTTATATTGCAGTTCCCAAGTCGGAGCTGTTGGATGCCATTATCTCCAACATGTTTCCCTCGCATGAGTCTGAGCAAGCCCACCAATTTCTTTATCTGTCCCA ATGCTTGGATTCAATTCTTCATGCTGAACATAAAAGCATTTTAGAGGAAATGAGAGCTGACTATGATCTTACTCTTTCCACAAAGGGCAAGCGGCCTGGTCTCAATGATTCTCCTCACAAGGGGGCTCGCACTTATATGAATTCCTCCTTGAAGAGTGGTAGAATAGATAAAGAACCGGAGGAAGAGATTGATTCTGATATTTCCATGTCTTCTAATTTTGCTTTCAACTTAAAGGAGCTTCTAGATTCTTCCTTGAAGAGAAATTCGAAGGGTTCCAG TGATGTGATCCCAGTTCGTTTTCAACAAGCTTTCATGAAACTGCTCTACAATGCCGAGTTTGAAGAATTATCACCTCGGGATTTGATGTTGTCATCTGCACTAAATACAAATTATCTTTTAACATTGCCAATTTATGTTGACTGGAAAAAAGCATCAAAGTCCAATTGCATTATATTCAG gcGGGGTTATGCGACCGAAATACAGAAGGGCTTGCTTATTGCTGAAAAATTTGAATACTTACAGTCAAAGTTATTACAGAATTTCTTTTTCCTCATCGCCAAACCTTTAGGGAGATTTGGTATCTGGTTAAATGAG GTTTTTGAAAGAATAAGCCTGAAAAAAGACATAGGTCCGACAGATCAAATTTTAATTTGGCTTAAAGAATTTTCCCTTTCCCTGCAACCAAATTCAAGCGATCAAGTATGTGATGACCATGAAGGAGTTAACAGCATATCGAATAATCTTCCAATCTGGGAGGCAGCACAGAAGGCAGTATCTCGTTATGAAGCGGTTCTTTCGGCAGTTGGGCCTCGTGAGAGGCTCTTgaggaaattttttattttattgggCTTAGTGCCATCAAAACCTATGCAAGCATTTGACCTTGATTCCAAGCGTACTTGTGAATCTCATCTCAG TGACAGTTTTTTGCCAAGGATTACACTGAGTGACATTTGGAAACCTGCAACACTTAAAAATTGTGGAAATGACATTTGGAAGATGTTAAGAACTTCTGCTTATATCCTTATCTCAGAGTCTATCCTCCAG GAGCCTGCATTTCAACAAATAATCTTACTCTATATGGAAGAAATTGTAGACAGAGAAAGAGTAAATCAAGCTGAGGTCCCTTCATTACAGATGAAAATCTACGAGGAAATTCCTATTCCAGATTTGCAG GTTGTTTTTCCTTACAAAAAGCTGTCTTTCCGTATCCTTGACTCG GTGCGTCTGGATGCTGCGACAATATTGGGACTTTTGGCATACTTCTTAAGTTACAAATTTGAGGACATTTTATCTTCCCC ATCCGCGCTACTGTTAGATGTAATTGCAGCCAGCGCCCTCGTAATATATGTGACTCGTGTACTTTTGGGCTATAAACAAACAAGAGATAGATATCAT CTTCTGGTCAACAGGACACTCTACGAGAAAACAGCTGCCAGTGGTTTTGGTTGCATTCATTTTCTTCTTGATGCTTCTGAACAGCAGCAG TACAAAGAAGCAATTTTGGTATATGCGATCCTGTTGAAGATGGAGGGAGGCCAG GTGACTGGCATGAGAGCTGTAGGAGATGAATGTGAAAGATTTATTTACAATGTTTTCCGTGAAAAG TCGAAAAATCGATAG
- the LOC140827395 gene encoding uncharacterized protein gives METTGSKSVFDALKLDRFDGTNFTPCPKIPAPSDEDTDAIKASRKKREEDEVRCRGYILNALSDRLHDLFRSIKSPHEIWSALEYKYTSEKQGTDRFLSMKFFEFQMVDNKSVMDQVDELLVLVSSLKDLKIEVSEQLQVAAVIAKLPTTWNGYRKKLLHISENFTIDQLMKHIRIEEETRIRENKFALESGSKVNNVESSIMKVGYSRKKRKFVETSSENIANKKKNKTSYFCGKVEGKAGKRIANLVEHPASTPDIVAMVADLKISMLTECNMATNEKSSDWWYDSGATIHVCNEKGLLKNYELAEKEDKVLMGNHDTAMVLGRRTIELQFTSGKKVILMNVLHVPDVRKNLISTSLLCKKGLKAVIEAEKLILSKNGDDPKTYDEAIASRNSSFWKEAINNEKDSLLANGTWVLVHLPPNSKPIGCKWVFRRKYNTDGSLHTFKARLTTKGFRQKEGVDYFDTYAPIVRITSIRALFALASFYNLHVHQMDVKTTFLNGELDEKIYMKQPKYFILLGNENKVCYTDASWITSVDENRSASGWIFTLGGGAISWASKKQACITHSTMESEFSALAAVGKEVEWLRNLSLDIKLWPQSMPAISLHCDSQATMSKAFNKIYNGKYRHIALRHEYIRHLISDDIITVVYIRSSKNLADPLTKRLSRDIIKNTTTSMDLKLF, from the exons ATGGAGACCACTGGTTCAAAATCTGTTTTTGATGCATTGAAGTTAGATCGATTTGATGGGACTAACTTCACTC CCTGCCCGAAAATCCCTGCACCATCTGATGAAGATACAGATGCAATCAAAGCATCACGTAAAAAACGAGAAGAGGATGAAGTTCGCTGCAGAGGATACATCCTAAATGCCTTATCAGACAGATTACATGATCTCTTCCGTTCAATCAAATCCCCACATGAAATCTGGAGTGCCCTAGAGTACAAATATACATCAGAGAAACAAGGTACTGATAGGTTTCTAAGCATGAAGTTTTTTGAATTTCAAATGGTTGATAATAAGTCTGTCATGGATCAAGTCGATGAACTACTCGTCTTAGTCTCTAGTCTCAAAGATTTGAAAATAGAAGTGTCTGAACAATTGCAAGTAGCTGCTGTAATTGCAAAATTGCCAACCACTTGGAATGGCTATAGAAAGAAATTGTTGCacatttctgaaaattttactATAGACCAACTCATGAAGCATATTCGAATTGAAGAGGAAACTCGAATTCGTGAAAATAAATTTGCTTTAGAGTCTGGTTCTAAGGTCAATAATGTTGAGTCTAGCATTATGAAAGTTGGTTATTCTCGAAAGAAAAGAAAGTTTGTTGAAACCTCAAGCGAAAATATTGCCAACAAAAAGAAGAACAAGACATCTTACTTTTGTGGAAAG GTGGAAGGAAAGGCTGGAAAAAGGATTGCAAATCTTGTTGAACATCCAGCAAGTACTCCTGATATTGTTGCTATGGTTGCTGATCTAAAGATAAGCATGCTAACAGAATGCAACATGGCAACAAATGAAAAATCTTCTGATTGGTGGTATGATTCCGGTGCAACTATTCATGTTTGCAATGAAAAAGGTTTGCTCAAAAACTATGAACTTGCTGAGAAAGAAGACAAAGTTTTGATGGGAAATCATGATACTGCCATGGTACTTGGAAGAAGAACTATCGAATTGCAATTCACCTCTGGAAAGAAAGTGATCTTGATGAATGTACTACATGTTCCGGATGTGAGAAAGAATCTGATTTCTACAAGTTTGTTGTGCAAGAAGGGCTTGAAGGCTGTAATAGAAGCAGAAAAACTTATACTTTCTAAGAATG GAGATGATCCAAAAACATATGATGAAGCAATAGCTTCAAGAAACTCTAGTTTCTGGAAAGAAGCGATAAATAATGAAAAGGATTCTCTTCTCGCAAATGGAACATGGGTGTTGGTTCATCTACCTCCTAACTCAAAACCCATTGGTTGTAAATGGGTGTTTAGAAGGAAATATAACACTGATGGTTCTCTACATACTTTTAAAGCGAGACTTACAACTAAGGGATTTAGACAGAAGGAAGGTGTTGATTATTTTGACACATATGCTCCTATAGTTAGAATCACTTCAATAAGAGCATTATTTGCTTTAGCATCATTTTATAATCTGCATGTTCATCAAATGGACGTGAAAACAACATTTTTAAATGGTGAACTTGATGAGAAAATCTACATGAAACAACCAAAATATTTCATACTTCTTGGGAATGAAAATAAAGTCT GTTATACAGATGCTAGTTGGATAACTAGTGTCGATGAAAATAGATCGGCTTCTGGTTGGATTTTCACTTTGGGTGGAGGAGCTATATCATGGGCTTCGAAGAAACAGGCGTGCATTACTCATTCCACAATGGAATCTGAATTCAGTGCTTTAGCAGCAGTAGGCAAAGAAGTGGAATGGCTGAGAAATCTATCGCTAGATATAAAGTTGTGGCCACAATCAATGCCAGCGATTTCTTTGCACTGTGATAGTCAAGCAACTATGTCAAAAGCATTTAACAAGATTTATAATGGCAAGTATAGACATATTGCTTTGAGACATGAATATATAAGACATCTAATTTCTGATGATATTATAACAGTTGTCTATATTAGGTCTAGTAAGAACCTAGCTGACCCATTAACAAAAAGACTCTCGAGAGATATAATAAAAAACACTACAACTTCAATGGATCTAAAACTATTCTGA